One window from the genome of Salvelinus fontinalis isolate EN_2023a chromosome 3, ASM2944872v1, whole genome shotgun sequence encodes:
- the LOC129835388 gene encoding zinc finger protein 569-like — MSSERETLMDEIEKSLWNLTEDNLRDLCERCGMDGSEIKVMNHRLLRRKVMEEMWDNTESMKSEEQGMSWLVQLKDDIRRILEDGSSALMSPSQADDDVDCDEEWNEEGGSRLPSNRLEAKSDLERHTPEQRESDVTTSQSESVFLKPHLCTTCGKGFHQAGCLKRHLRTHTGEKPFVCPRCGRAWSDSGNLKRHMRKTHPGKEMVVKMLNTQRSDPTGSREEMNVDSIKSEEQGTSWSLQLKQEDACGAPVSLSQAHADDVDCNVEDRDWLPSIGLKAEPMSPSQSDDDIADRKEEWNEAGGTTLPSNGLEWESAQESHSCDKPLWPSSTLPESPGRASPGSALLCGLKMVSVRLVDCRKTPGQSGLKIHKATQTGEKSHSSSNAEQHKTLSGNRPRSHICDHCGKNFTTATNLKRHLLYLSGEKPYMCSECGKRFTQAGSLKTHQRTHTGEKPYICTRCGKAWSDYGNLKRHMRRHTVKQHTVKPHHCSDCGKQFIVKSSLKHHRLVFHTDHPHRCGQCKKSFITAERLESHMKTQHPPSDPLKNPHVCSECGKGFHQAGCLKRHLRTHTGEKPFVCPRCGRAWSDSGNLKRHMRKTHPGEEMVVKRLGTQRSDPTGSREEMNVDSIKSEEQGMSRSLQLKEDIRRILVDASGAPMSLNQADDYSEDCDEGGRTRLSSNRLEAKSDLERHTPEQRESDVTTSQSESVFLKPHLCTTCGKGFKKAGCLKRHQRTHTGEKPFVCPRCGKAWSDSGNLKRHMRKTHPGKEMVVKMLNTERSDPTGSREEMNVHSIKSEEQGTSWSLQLKQEDACGAPVSLSQAHADDVDCNVEDRDWLPSIGLKAEPMSPSQSDDDVADRKEECNEAGGALHCGKAWRDT, encoded by the exons ATGAGTTCAGAGAGGGAAACGTTGATGGATGAAATCGAAAAGAGTTTATGGAATTTAACTGAGGACAATTTACGCGACCTGTGTGAACGTTGTGGAATGGATGGCTCTGAAATTAAAGTTATGAATCATCGCTTATTAAGGCGTAAAGTCATGGAGGAAATGTGGGACAATACGGAGTCAATGAAATCAGAGGAGCAGGGAATGTCTTGGTTAGTCCAACTGAAAGACGACATCAGGAGGATACTGGAGGATGGTAGCAGTGCACTCATGAGTCCCAGCCAAGCCGATGATGATGTAGACTGTGACGAAGAATGGAACGAAGAGGGAGGATCTAGGTTGCCTAGTAACAGACTGGAGGCAAAATCTGATCTAGAGAGGCACAcaccagagcagagggagagtgaTGTGACTACTTCCCAGTCAGAAAGTGTTTTTCTCAAACCACACTTGTGCACTACATGCGGTAAGGGATTCCATCAGGCCGGCTGTCTTAAGAGACACCTGAGAACTCATACGGGGGAGAAACCGTTCGTCTGCCCTCGTTGTGGGAGGGCTTGGAGTGATTCTGGAAACTTAAAGAGACACATGAGAAAAACTCACCCAGGAAAGGAGATGGTTGTTAAGATGCTCAACACACAGAGGAGTGACCCTACAGGAAGTAGGGAGGAAATGAATGTGGATTCAATTAAATCGGAGGAGCAGGGAACGTCTTGGTCACTCCAGCTGAAACAGGAGGATGCTTGTGGTGCCCCTGTGAGTCTCAGCCAGGCTCATGCTGATGATGTAGACTGCAACGTTGAGGACAGAGATTGGTTGCCTAGCATCGGACTGAAGGCGGAGCCCATGAGTCCCAGCCAATCCGACGATGACATTGCAGACCGTAAAGAAGAATGGAACGAAGCGGGAGGCACTACGTTGCCAAGCAACGGACTGGAGTGGGAGTCAGCTCAAGAGAGCCACAGTTGC GACAAGCCTCTCTggccctcttccaccctcccagAGTCCCCGGGgcgtgcctctcccggtagcgccTTATTGTGCGGTCTGAAGATGGTGTCTGTGCGTCTTGTCGACTGCAGGAAGACACCGGGGCAGAGTGGCCTTAAAATACACAAGGCAACACAGACAGGAGAGAAATCCCACAGCTCGTCTAATGCTGAACAACACAAAACCCTCTCAGGAAACAGGCCTAGATCCCATATCTGTGATCACTGTGGGAAGAATTTTACCACAGCAACCAATCTGAAAAGACACTTACTGTATCTGTCTGGAGAGAAACCATACATGTGCTCTGAATGCGGAAAGAGATTCACACAGGCCGGCAGTCTTAAGACACACCAGAGAACTCATACGGGGGAGAAACCGTACATCTGCACTCGTTGTGGGAAGGCTTGGAGTGATTATGGAAACTTAAAGAGACACATGAGAAGGCATACTGTTAAACAACACACAGTGAAACCTCACCACTGCTCGGATTGTGGAAAACAATTCATTGTAAAATCAAGCCTGAAACATCACCGGCTAGTTTTTCACACAGATCATCCTCACCGTTGTGGTCAATGTAAGAAGAGCTTCATAACTGCAGAAAGACTGGAATCACACATGAAAACACAACACCCGCCAAGTGATCCTCTGAAGAACCCACATGTGTGCTCTGAATGTGGTAAGGGATTCCATCAGGCTGGCTGTCTTAAGAGACACCTGAGAACTCATACGGGGGAGAAACCGTTTGTCTGCCCTCGTTGTGGGAGGGCTTGGAGTGATTCTGGAAACTTAAAGAGACACATGAGAAAAACTCACCCAGGAGAAGAGATGGTTGTTAAGAGGCTCGGCACTCAGAGGAGTGACCCTACAGGAAGTAGGGAGGAAATGAATGTGGATTCAATAAAATCAGAGGAGCAGGGAATGTCTCGGTCACTCCAGCTGAAAGAGGACATCAGAAGGATACTGGTGGATGCTAGCGGTGCACCAATGAGTCTCAACCAAGCCGATGATTATTCTGAAGACTGTGACGAGGGAGGAAGAACTAGGTTGTCTAGCAACAGACTGGAGGCGAAATCTGATCTAGAGAGGCACAcaccagagcagagggagagtgaTGTGACTACTTCCCAGTCAGAAAGTGTTTTTCTCAAACCACACTTGTGCACTACATGCGGTAAGGGGTTCAAAAAGGCCGGCTGTCTTAAGAGACACCAGAGAACTCATACGGGAGAGAAACCGTTCGTCTGCCCTCGTTGTGGGAAGGCTTGGAGTGATTCTGGAAACTTAAAGAGACACATGAGAAAAACTCACCCAGGAAAGGAGATGGTTGTTAAGATGCTCAACACAGAGAGGAGTGACCCTACAGGAAGTAGGGAGGAAATGAATGTGCATTCAATTAAATCGGAGGAGCAGGGAACATCTTGGTCACTCCAGCTGAAACAGGAGGATGCTTGTGGTGCCCCTGTGAGTCTCAGCCAGGCTCATGCTGATGATGTAGACTGCAACGTTGAGGACAGAGATTGGTTGCCTAGCATCGGACTGAAGGCGGAGCCCATGAGTCCCAGCCAATCCGATGATGACGTTGCAGACCGCAAAGAAGAATGTAACGAAGCGGGAGGTGCCCTTCATTGTGGGAAGGCTtggagagacacatga